A single window of Gemmatimonadota bacterium DNA harbors:
- a CDS encoding DUF4331 family protein yields MSTLRTLRMSALALLFTTLPACDDGDPVDAGPDPMIAASTDRLDFASLDVAFGAGAPMSVELRNDGAAVLTVSDVMLAGSAAGAFVYEGMGAFVLAPGETRPLVVAFDPDVAGTAEAVLRIQSDDPTTSTLEIDLVGEGASAPYRQVDRMGIPALNTVFNHPPVFSKTAYNTATPADDLASYRAQFETVLGAVANPDPVATAALLLPDELPVSLGAPTTRFAELTGRALADDAVDVALTVTVGVPALQSDNVDANDRAFSTTFPYLATPN; encoded by the coding sequence ATGTCTACGCTACGAACGCTACGGATGAGCGCGCTCGCGCTCCTGTTCACGACCCTCCCCGCGTGCGACGATGGTGACCCTGTCGATGCGGGACCCGACCCCATGATCGCCGCGAGCACCGATCGGCTCGATTTTGCCAGCCTCGACGTCGCTTTCGGGGCCGGCGCCCCGATGTCGGTGGAACTCCGCAACGACGGCGCTGCCGTGTTGACCGTGTCGGACGTGATGCTCGCCGGGAGTGCTGCCGGTGCGTTCGTCTACGAGGGCATGGGCGCCTTCGTCCTGGCACCGGGAGAGACGCGTCCTCTGGTGGTTGCGTTCGACCCGGATGTCGCCGGCACCGCGGAGGCGGTGCTGCGGATCCAGTCGGACGATCCGACCACCTCCACGCTGGAGATCGATCTCGTCGGCGAGGGAGCATCGGCCCCGTATCGTCAGGTGGACCGCATGGGCATTCCCGCGCTCAACACCGTCTTCAACCATCCGCCGGTGTTCAGCAAGACGGCGTACAACACCGCGACGCCGGCGGACGACCTGGCCTCCTACCGCGCCCAGTTCGAGACCGTCCTCGGCGCCGTGGCCAACCCGGATCCGGTCGCGACCGCTGCGCTCCTCCTCCCGGACGAGCTGCCGGTCTCGCTCGGTGCCCCCACCACGCGCTTCGCCGAGCTCACCGGTCGGGCACTGGCGGACGACGCCGTCGATGTGGCGCTGACGGTGACGGTGGGCGTACCAGCCCTGCAGAGCGACAACGTGGACGCGAACGATCGCGCGTTCTCGACCACCTTCCCCTACCTCGCCACGCCCAACTGA
- a CDS encoding sigma-70 family RNA polymerase sigma factor, with amino-acid sequence MASGEERALAALYDRYGGLVYSLAHAIVREGADAEEVTADVFSQLWRTADRFDAERGAVRTWLATIGRSRALDLVRSRGRRRGAYERSAAADAAGLASPPPSRPPSPDEQVEQDEMRETVSGALHALPEAQREVIELAYFQGLSQSEIAAHLDQPLGTVKTRTRTALQRLRDALGSPSGRRS; translated from the coding sequence ATGGCGAGCGGTGAGGAACGGGCTTTGGCTGCCCTGTATGATCGATACGGAGGGCTGGTCTACAGCCTCGCGCACGCCATCGTGCGTGAAGGGGCGGACGCCGAGGAGGTCACCGCGGACGTGTTCTCCCAGCTGTGGCGTACCGCCGATCGCTTCGACGCCGAGCGGGGTGCCGTCCGCACCTGGCTGGCCACCATCGGCCGGAGCCGTGCGCTCGACCTGGTCCGGTCCCGCGGCCGTCGGCGGGGTGCGTACGAGCGCTCTGCGGCAGCGGATGCCGCCGGGCTGGCCTCTCCGCCTCCGTCGCGCCCGCCGTCGCCGGACGAGCAGGTGGAGCAGGACGAGATGCGGGAGACGGTGAGCGGTGCGCTCCACGCCCTTCCGGAAGCCCAGCGGGAGGTGATCGAGCTGGCGTACTTCCAGGGGCTGTCCCAGAGCGAGATCGCGGCGCACCTGGACCAACCGCTCGGCACCGTGAAGACCCGCACCCGCACGGCGCTGCAACGATTGCGCGACGCGCTGGGTTCCCCGAGCGGGAGGCGGTCGTGA
- a CDS encoding anti-sigma factor: MSQERTVHGWEEEAAAYALGVLDHAEQAAFERHLAECPECRRAVAELRAVGAELAAAAPPRTPPPALKARILTEARQVRPIGLRSVAPERARSRPAAWAVAAALVLALAAGIFGWVQRERRLGAQREVMAARMQLDSVQSVLQARDSSLAVLAGPDVRFAALAPADEEPSLRVFWSPTRSVFVVAAFALPPAPQGQTYQLWSIAEGEAPVSMGTFDTSEVGVATLLLPAAGDVPSPERALLCALTLEPDGGSPQPTETPRLVGEWRAAE; this comes from the coding sequence GTGAGCCAGGAGCGCACCGTGCACGGGTGGGAGGAGGAGGCGGCTGCCTACGCGCTCGGCGTTCTCGATCACGCCGAGCAAGCAGCCTTCGAGCGTCACCTGGCGGAGTGTCCGGAGTGTCGACGGGCCGTGGCCGAGCTGCGTGCGGTCGGGGCCGAGCTGGCCGCGGCGGCGCCGCCGCGGACCCCCCCTCCCGCGCTGAAGGCGCGCATCCTGACGGAGGCACGTCAGGTCCGTCCGATCGGACTGCGTTCCGTGGCTCCGGAACGCGCGCGTTCGCGACCGGCCGCGTGGGCCGTGGCGGCGGCACTCGTGCTGGCCCTGGCAGCGGGGATCTTCGGCTGGGTGCAGCGTGAGCGCCGACTCGGCGCGCAGCGGGAGGTCATGGCGGCGCGGATGCAACTGGACAGCGTCCAGTCGGTGCTGCAGGCGCGGGATTCCTCCCTGGCCGTGTTGGCGGGGCCGGATGTCCGCTTCGCTGCCCTGGCGCCTGCGGACGAGGAGCCGAGCCTGCGCGTGTTCTGGAGTCCGACCCGAAGCGTCTTCGTGGTGGCGGCGTTCGCGTTGCCCCCCGCGCCCCAGGGCCAGACGTACCAACTCTGGTCCATCGCGGAGGGCGAGGCTCCGGTATCCATGGGCACGTTCGACACGAGCGAAGTGGGCGTGGCCACGCTGCTGCTTCCAGCCGCGGGCGACGTCCCGAGCCCGGAACGCGCGTTGCTGTGCGCGTTGACGCTGGAACCCGACGGAGGATCTCCGCAACCGACGGAGACTCCCCGTCTCGTCGGGGAGTGGCGCGCCGCCGAGTAG
- a CDS encoding caspase family protein, which translates to MSRRALVALFLLLAVGQARPLAAQQRDPAAARLIAEQLDPQLLRWDSVLAERGYHRTPGAEQVGASRSGETVVLDAELASGVSYALLAVCDNDCADLDLELIGPDGTSLGADTEVDSQPLVLHEATVSGSHRVRVAMVRCSNEPCWHSFAVYRREGGEVGSTASSSDGERVVVEESGTLRAGDARLESGEFVDRFEIEAAPGDTLVADLTSSEFDPYLYVRSPSGQQTDNDDWEGDATHARIELPVDEAGTWTVAATSFQPGESGAYRVRISVRAGAGRQSDGPRIETGRLEAGDETLQSGEYVDTYAVEAQAGERLVVDLRSSELDPYLMLIPPSGETVQNDDFEGDARRSVIAQDLTVSGTYRVAVTSYQPGETGAYTLRIEQGGDRADTGPRVERGTLAEGDETLQSGEYADVYRFQGSPGQTLKATVTSSAFDTYLIVRGPSADRQENDDLEGRPGESEVEMTLTESGEYRVIVTSYAVGETGAYALTVAQDVPTAVAQRRRDVEELRLGGSVSGTLEQGDVQLDGGEYRDLYVFEGQAGDAVQVRLTSEAFDTYVGVITPSGENVDNDDWDGSTRESRVELVLPESGRYRVFATSYQAGEAGPYSLSLQRGAPTAVAAATDGAPRRVLGVFVGISDYGGRANDLAYTAQDAHTVAGALQSGAGMRAQDAVILTDRDATRARVEAAVREIGGRAGPEDLFVFFYSGHGARQERSGPQPSDPDALDETLEFFDRGITDDEFSALLSEIAPGISMLVLDACFSGGFSKDVVSVPGRIGFFSSEEDVTSSVAAKFRAGGYLAHFVGDAVGEKLADADGDGAVSAIELSQYLYERYRSDVKSGGAEDFVRTGGPQTGYQHLVVDRGSIGPSRILFR; encoded by the coding sequence ATGTCCCGACGCGCCCTGGTCGCCCTCTTTCTGCTCCTGGCCGTGGGCCAGGCGCGTCCCCTCGCGGCCCAGCAGCGCGATCCCGCGGCGGCCCGCCTGATCGCGGAGCAGCTCGATCCCCAGCTCCTGCGCTGGGACTCGGTGCTGGCCGAGCGCGGCTACCACCGCACCCCCGGCGCCGAGCAGGTCGGCGCCTCGAGGTCCGGAGAGACCGTGGTGCTCGACGCCGAGCTCGCGTCGGGCGTCTCCTACGCCCTTCTGGCCGTCTGCGACAACGACTGCGCGGATCTCGACCTGGAGCTGATCGGACCCGACGGCACCTCGCTGGGCGCCGACACCGAAGTGGACTCCCAGCCGCTCGTGCTGCACGAGGCCACGGTGTCCGGGAGCCACCGGGTCCGCGTGGCGATGGTGCGCTGCTCCAACGAGCCCTGCTGGCACAGCTTCGCGGTCTACCGCCGGGAGGGTGGGGAGGTCGGCAGCACTGCGTCTTCATCCGATGGAGAGCGTGTCGTCGTCGAGGAGAGCGGCACGCTCCGCGCGGGCGACGCGCGCCTGGAGAGCGGCGAGTTCGTGGACCGCTTCGAGATCGAGGCTGCGCCCGGCGATACGCTGGTCGCGGATCTCACGTCGAGCGAGTTCGACCCCTACCTGTACGTACGTTCGCCGAGCGGGCAGCAGACCGACAACGACGACTGGGAGGGCGATGCCACCCACGCACGGATCGAGCTGCCCGTGGACGAAGCGGGCACCTGGACCGTGGCCGCCACCTCCTTCCAACCCGGGGAGTCGGGCGCCTATCGGGTGCGCATCAGCGTGCGGGCGGGCGCTGGGCGGCAAAGCGACGGACCCCGGATCGAGACCGGTCGGTTGGAGGCGGGCGACGAGACGCTCCAGAGTGGCGAGTACGTCGACACCTATGCCGTCGAGGCTCAGGCGGGCGAGCGATTGGTGGTGGACCTGCGCTCCAGCGAGCTGGATCCATACCTCATGCTGATCCCACCGTCCGGCGAGACCGTCCAGAACGACGACTTCGAGGGAGACGCGCGCCGCTCGGTCATCGCGCAGGACCTGACCGTCTCGGGCACGTACCGCGTCGCGGTGACCAGTTATCAGCCCGGGGAGACCGGCGCCTACACCCTCCGGATCGAGCAGGGTGGCGACCGCGCGGACACGGGTCCGCGGGTGGAGCGCGGCACGCTCGCGGAAGGGGACGAGACGCTCCAGTCCGGGGAGTATGCCGACGTCTACCGGTTCCAGGGGAGCCCGGGACAGACGTTGAAGGCCACGGTGACGTCGAGCGCCTTCGACACCTACCTCATCGTGCGCGGGCCGAGCGCCGATCGGCAGGAGAACGACGACCTCGAAGGTCGACCCGGCGAGAGCGAGGTGGAGATGACGCTCACGGAGTCGGGTGAGTACCGCGTCATCGTCACGTCCTACGCGGTGGGGGAGACAGGTGCGTACGCCCTCACGGTGGCGCAGGACGTCCCCACCGCCGTGGCCCAGCGTCGACGCGACGTCGAGGAGCTGCGTCTGGGCGGTTCGGTGAGCGGCACTCTGGAGCAGGGCGACGTGCAGCTCGACGGCGGGGAGTACCGCGACCTGTACGTCTTCGAAGGACAGGCGGGAGACGCCGTGCAGGTGCGTCTCACCTCCGAAGCGTTCGACACGTACGTCGGCGTGATCACGCCCTCCGGCGAGAACGTGGACAACGACGACTGGGACGGCAGCACGCGGGAATCCCGGGTGGAGCTGGTGCTTCCGGAATCGGGGCGCTACCGCGTCTTCGCCACCTCCTACCAGGCCGGCGAAGCAGGGCCGTACAGCCTTTCCCTGCAGCGCGGCGCACCGACCGCGGTAGCGGCGGCGACGGACGGAGCGCCTCGGCGCGTGCTCGGCGTGTTCGTGGGGATCAGCGACTACGGCGGACGGGCCAACGATCTCGCCTACACCGCGCAGGACGCGCACACCGTGGCGGGCGCGCTGCAGAGCGGGGCCGGCATGCGCGCGCAGGACGCGGTGATCCTCACGGATCGCGATGCGACGCGCGCCCGTGTGGAAGCGGCGGTGCGCGAGATCGGAGGCCGGGCCGGCCCGGAGGACCTCTTCGTGTTCTTCTACTCCGGCCACGGCGCCCGGCAGGAGCGCAGTGGACCCCAGCCGAGCGATCCCGACGCCCTGGACGAGACGCTCGAGTTCTTCGACCGCGGCATCACGGACGACGAGTTCTCCGCGCTGCTCTCGGAGATCGCGCCCGGCATCTCGATGCTGGTCCTGGACGCGTGCTTCAGCGGCGGCTTCAGCAAGGACGTCGTCTCGGTCCCGGGACGGATCGGGTTCTTCTCCTCCGAGGAGGACGTGACGTCGTCCGTGGCGGCGAAGTTCCGCGCCGGCGGATACCTTGCCCACTTCGTCGGGGACGCGGTCGGCGAGAAGTTGGCCGATGCGGACGGCGACGGGGCCGTCTCCGCCATCGAGCTGAGCCAGTACCTGTACGAGCGCTACCGGTCCGACGTGAAGTCCGGCGGCGCGGAGGACTTCGTGCGCACCGGGGGACCCCAGACCGGCTATCAGCACCTCGTGGTCGATCGCGGGAGCATCGGCCCCAGCCGCATCCTGTTCCGCTGA
- a CDS encoding YncE family protein, giving the protein MPQLRVASSLLLCSVLWAGAAPQEPPSGTVLVANMDDDSVWLVDVATGERRGRIATHIAPHEIAVTSDGTRAAVTNYGDERGPGNQVQLFDVRTGEVTGEFAVEGYERLHGAAWIDRDTRLALTSERTGEILVVDPATGAVERALPTGGRASHMLALAAPWVWTANIADGTVSRLSLGGGAPPTTWPAGTRTEGIAATPDGAEGWTGSMQGGEVVGVDGASGRIVHRVEGLGVPYRLAITADGSTVVVSDPERHVLGLIDRASGALTQVDVGAAAREAGLDGAPSPQGFVLSPDGRWAFVSTKNVDRVAVVDLRAGRVVRFLQAGDGPDGIAFSPVRSGVGPE; this is encoded by the coding sequence CAACATGGACGACGACTCGGTCTGGCTGGTGGATGTGGCCACGGGGGAGCGGCGCGGACGCATCGCCACGCACATCGCCCCCCACGAGATCGCGGTGACCTCGGACGGCACCCGCGCGGCGGTGACCAACTACGGCGACGAGCGCGGGCCGGGGAACCAGGTCCAGCTCTTCGACGTGCGCACCGGCGAGGTCACGGGTGAATTTGCCGTGGAGGGATACGAACGCCTGCACGGCGCCGCGTGGATCGACCGCGACACGCGGCTCGCGCTCACCTCGGAGCGGACGGGGGAGATCCTCGTGGTCGACCCCGCCACCGGAGCTGTGGAGCGCGCCCTGCCGACCGGGGGGAGGGCGTCGCACATGCTGGCGTTGGCCGCGCCCTGGGTGTGGACGGCCAACATCGCGGACGGGACGGTCAGCCGCCTGAGCCTCGGAGGAGGAGCACCCCCGACGACGTGGCCCGCCGGCACACGCACGGAGGGGATCGCCGCCACACCCGACGGCGCCGAAGGCTGGACCGGCAGCATGCAGGGCGGGGAGGTGGTGGGGGTGGACGGCGCCAGCGGCCGGATCGTGCACCGCGTCGAGGGGCTCGGAGTCCCCTACCGCCTGGCCATCACCGCCGACGGGAGCACCGTGGTCGTGAGCGATCCGGAGAGGCACGTCCTGGGTCTGATCGATCGCGCCAGTGGGGCACTCACGCAGGTGGACGTCGGCGCGGCGGCCCGGGAGGCCGGCCTGGACGGCGCGCCCTCGCCGCAGGGGTTCGTGCTCTCGCCGGACGGCCGCTGGGCGTTCGTGTCCACGAAGAACGTGGACCGGGTGGCAGTGGTCGATCTGCGCGCCGGGCGCGTGGTGCGGTTCCTGCAAGCGGGCGACGGCCCGGATGGCATCGCCTTCAGCCCGGTGCGGAGCGGCGTCGGGCCGGAATGA
- a CDS encoding DUF4331 family protein — protein MSCSERTQKRTVTVLAVVLTALLCGQVLRAADHADSPDTSEGNLDINDLYVFNRGDNIVFAVTVAPLLTPGEATEQAFLNPEGLYQIKLDRERDGVAEAVIQVTAAGTGTEQLVSVRGPLAVDGAEDRLLDAPGLRGMFNTTLSEGDVQAFVGPRDDPFFIDLFGDRSVTSVLNAAFSQALGEPVGNPDEQTFAFDPQAMDDLAGLNTLAIVVEMPKQRIADALGIGTDGVFYAWATTGIRN, from the coding sequence ATGTCCTGTTCGGAACGAACCCAGAAGCGCACCGTGACGGTGCTCGCGGTGGTGCTCACCGCGCTCTTGTGCGGTCAGGTGCTGCGAGCTGCCGACCACGCCGACTCGCCCGACACCAGCGAGGGCAACCTCGACATCAACGACCTCTACGTCTTCAACCGCGGCGACAACATCGTCTTCGCGGTGACCGTGGCCCCCCTTCTCACACCCGGGGAAGCGACGGAGCAGGCGTTCCTGAACCCGGAAGGCCTGTACCAGATCAAGCTCGACCGGGAGCGGGACGGCGTGGCCGAGGCCGTGATCCAGGTGACGGCGGCCGGCACGGGAACGGAGCAACTCGTGAGCGTGCGCGGCCCCCTCGCCGTCGATGGCGCGGAGGATCGCCTTCTCGACGCGCCGGGTCTGCGGGGGATGTTCAATACGACCCTGTCGGAAGGCGACGTGCAGGCGTTCGTCGGACCCCGCGACGACCCGTTCTTCATCGATCTCTTCGGCGACCGTAGCGTGACCAGCGTTCTCAACGCGGCCTTCTCCCAGGCCCTGGGCGAGCCGGTCGGGAATCCGGACGAGCAGACGTTCGCCTTCGATCCGCAGGCAATGGATGATCTGGCCGGACTCAACACGCTGGCCATCGTCGTCGAGATGCCCAAGCAACGCATCGCCGACGCGCTCGGCATCGGGACCGACGGCGTCTTCTACGCCTGGGCGACCACCGGCATCCGCAACTGA